The Vidua chalybeata isolate OUT-0048 chromosome 17, bVidCha1 merged haplotype, whole genome shotgun sequence genome contains the following window.
GCTGGGCACCCATGTGCTGGCCAGGCACGGCTCCTCGGTGGACGCAGCCATCGCCTCGGCCCTCTGCGCCGGCATCATCAACCCCCACACCTCGGGGCTGGGAGGGTAAGTGTGGGGCACTCGCCTTCTGCTCTTGTCTTCGGGTGTCTGCAAGGGAGTGGTTGcatggaatcccagactggtttgggtgggagaggccttaaagcccatccagtcccaccacctgccatggacagggacaccttccactatcccaggttgctccaagccccgtccagcctggccttggacacttccagggatgaggcagcctGGGAACCAGTGCCTGGTTCCCCCACCACCTCCCCTCACACAGAGGAATCTTTCTTCCAAATACCTGATGtaaacctgccctctgtcagtgtaagccatttccccttgttctgtcactatctgcccttgtaaaaagtccctccacagctgagaaatgcctccgtggcagtgccaggctcaggGCTCTGACATCAGGCAGTGGATGTGTCCACAGGACAGAGACCCCCAGGCAGGGAATTGTTCCTGCTGTAGTGGCTGCAGGGACCATCCAAGACCCAGGCTTGAGAGGGCTggtgaggggcagagggagacGTGGCCCCCCAACCAtgtgagctgtgccaggagctaCAAACATCCCAGGCTCAGTCCCAGTGCTTTCAGAGCCTAAATCCTGCCTTCCACAAGCTCTGCTCCTGAGGCTGAGGTTTGAGCCCAGCTCCAGGAAGCTGCCCGGGAGGGGTGTCCTTCTCACAGCCCTCATTCCCAGGGTGGCATCCACGTGAGCCTGatgctcctggctctgcaggagggCTCAGGAGCATTGCATAAACCAGAGCCACCTGAtcactgctccagctgcaccacCCATTGCTGCTGTAAGCAAATACCCTCTTTTGTTGCAAAACTGCTCAGATTAGAAAGAAAATCCCCAATGGTCCCTACCTGGCAGTGGAACAGAGCCAGTGGCTCCCtggccaggcaggcagggactgctccagcctcaccaggctcagcacagggctgccCGTGTCCCACACCAACACTGCCTTGACTGTCCTGGTGTGTGCCCTAGGGAAGgacagcagcattccctgctaCTCCAGCCACCCCgtggccctgctggggctggtgacCTGCCACAGCGCTCCTTGTCTCACTGGACTGGCCCTGGCCTCAGTGCCCCCCAAGCTATACAGCCGCAGTTGTtgcaggagcagccagtgcCACGCCCTGACCCTGTCTCGCCGCAGGGGCGGGGTGATGCTGGTCCACGACATCCACAAGAACAGGAGCTGGGTGATCGATTTCCGTGAGGTGGCTCCCCTGGGCATCCCACTGGAAGGGGACCTGCAGCAGGACACCAAGGTGAGAACCAGTATCCCAAGCCATTGTCTCCAGGACTGTTGTCTCCAGCTCTCCTCCCTCCAACTCTCAGGCTGAGGGGCAGATGCCCAGCAAAGCAACAAGAGGTCTCTCTCATCATGGCAGATCCTGGGCCCTACAGACATGGAGAATCTAGggaaaacacttatttttcagCTCCAAAATGCCTGAAGAGCTTTGGAGAGTAAAAAGATACATCTCTGTGGCAGCAGGGTGCTGGGAGAACAAGAGCCCCAGGAAGGAGCATAATCAAAGGTTGTTCTGCTGAGTTATCTTTCCTGAACAAACTGGGTTGAGAAGAAGATTGGATTTGCCTTTCTCCTTCCAAAATCTTTTATTCCGTAGTAAAGTGTGTTGCTGGAGACCTCTTCCCCTCTCCTAACTATGCAGATAATTCCAAAGTAAACATGATTTGCATCTCCCCTTGTGTCTGGGGACCATTTTCTGTGTCCTCATGGAAAGGAGACTACTCTCTTCCTTTTTGTCCTTCCTGTTTTACAGCCAGGTCTGCTCGTGGGAGTGCCAGGCATGATCCAAGGAATGCACGAGGCACACCAGTTACATGGCAGGTAAGACATGGCACAGACTGTGCCCTGGGATCCCTGTGAGAAGCTGGAAGCACACGAGCCCTTGCCATCAGACCATGTTCTCAGCCATCAGTCAAAACCATTAGCTGAGAGGTACTTGGAGGCTTGTgttgaaagagattttttttttttttttttttttttttttttactatttcatgtacaaaagagaaaattcagcttGGTCATGTTTTCTGCAAAGTGAACTGTTGGCTAAGAAGATGTACAATAAATGTTCTGTTAGAGCTGCAGCACATGGCCTCGCATGTCTGTGcattttcattctctctttAGCTGGATCCTAAGAGGTGTGCCTGTCCTTGGTGCTCTGTTGGGATTTGGAAGGATCTGAATGACTTGCTCACAACCAGAATCTGGCTTGAGCTTTTGCTGCTGAGACACCCCTTCCCCCATCCATGCGCTGCCATTCCTCTCTGGGGCACATCCTGGAGCATTGACATGATCCTGTTCAGGAGAAGCACAAGCACTGAAAGCTCAGTGCTCCTTTTGGCCACTGCTGGCCCTACAGCCTGGTCTCCCAGGAGCCCCTGACTGCAGAGCCAAGCCCTGTGTTTGCTCCCCACCACCCTTCCCCACTGCACCCCTCCAAGGCccatttctccttgtcctcTCTCCCTTGGCAGACTCCCGTGGTCCGAGCTGCTGGGCCTCACAGCCGGTGTTGCCCAAAACGGCTTTAATGTCACACATGACCTGGGTGAGTACCTCATAGGCAGCTGAGGGCAGTTCACTGTGCAAGGCAGCTGGGGATGCAGGGGGTTAGTCATGGGAAATCAGGGCTTTGTGGGGATTGGATGGTGTTGGGAGCTGAGCAATGCGAGACCCACAGTCTGCCAGGAGACAGCATCCTGGTGGCCAAACGGGAGCCCTTTGCCATGACTGaccagtgccagggcagagcagccacactgggcagtgcccagggccaggcagggaagGATGCTGGGGTTTCTTTGGGTTTCTTTCCCAGTTCCAGAGGACCAATGATCCAGCTCCCCTCAAGggcctgaggcagcagcaggccTCCAACATCCCCATCAGGTGCACAGTGACTCCAGCTCCTTTGTGTCTTCCTGACCCCTGCTTTTTCTGGATGTCCTTCCCCTTCTCACCTGCAGCCAAAGCCCTGAGTGAACTGAAGGACCTGAACTACTCGGAGCGATTCCAGGAGATCTTCCTGCCGGatgggcagcccctgctgcctgGGATGTTCGTCCGGCGCCTGGACCTGGCAGccgtgctgcagctgctggggacagaagGGGTGTCAGCCTTCTACAGAGGAAACCTGACCCAGGAGATGATCTCTGAGGTGAGCCAGGACTGCCCCTGGCACCTGCTGGCCTGGGGCTGCCACCTGCTTAAGGTAACAAACTGGAGATAAGCCAAGTACCAGCACAATGATGGGGACAGATGCCTCCTTTTCCTTTCGTGTCCCTGCAGTGATGGGAGTGACACACAGGCCATTTCCACAGTTTACAGAAATGAAACTTCCATTTCCTCTATAACTAGGACAATCTGGAACgaaaacaaaaatcattttgggctctgggctctgttCACTCGGGTGACAAAACCTTTTCCCTCAGAACAAGAGGCTGTTGAGAAACAAGTTGTTGTGGTTAATGGAACTGTAGGATACAGACTCCAGGAAGATGGTTTAAAAAACACTGAGTCTTGTGAGCAGAGGATTAGAAAGGCTTGGTCCCACTTGGGGTTGCCCTAGTTTAACTCCTGTTAGAGGTGCTctggaaaaaatatcagaacAGACAAAGTAATTCTGGTATAAAACACCCCCAATAAACCATAACAACTTTTATGTCTGTGGCTGCAGTCGGGGTAGTTGGAGCACCATTTTATTGAGCCACAGTGACTCAAGTGATGCTCCTTCAATAGCTCATCAAGAATCTGGAATGTTTTCATTCCACTCAGGCCTCAGATATCTGTGGGCTTTGTGTTTGGAAATCTACAGTTTACCTGAATAGAGCAGCGGTGAaggatgaggagcaggaggagtcCCAAACTTGTGAGCATCCCCACAAAAATAAACCCTGCTTTGTCACCGTGTTCCCCTGACCTGGGGGCTGCCACAGGGAAGCACAAATTCCCTGTAGAGGAGCAAGGCCCAGGGTTGCCACACTGAAGACCCTGACAAGCTCTGGGATCCAGTGCACAGTTCCAGCTTTGGttgcagagcagagtgctgcCTTCACAAAGTGTTTATTGTTCCAGCAGAGGGAGGGCATCCATCTGGTGAAATCAACAGCTCCAAAACATCCGCTCTTTGCTTCCAGGCACAGGTGCAAAATAGTGCTCTCTGGGGAATTTGGTATGTCTGCAGTGTGTGGCTGACTGGGACTTCTTCccctttctctgctccttgtTCCCCATTCCCCACTGGCTGGGTCTGGGGAGCCAGGtcctggctcagcacagccctggggttCAACCAGCTTTTTCTCTGGGAAGGAAACAGGGATCCCAAGTAGGAGAGACATCTTTAGCAGCATTGGGGTTGCTTGACATTCTAGCCCCACAGCTATGCCCTGCATagccctgtcctgctccagtGATTCATTCAGTTTTGCCAGAGGAGTTTTCCTGCCCAGAAAGCTATCTGGGTTAGAGATCAGAACATGCAGGCATCTCAACAATCCCACCCTctccctgagagcattgtccaaacactcctggagctctggcagccatGGGGccatgcccattccctggggagcctggtcAGTGCCCCACGACCCTCTGATGGTCCTCCCTCATCTCCATCATGACTCATCCATAGAAGACCTGCAGTGGAGGGAATGGCCCATCTTTCCTGTACCAAGCCTGGTGCATTGTACCTCTGACAGGAATCTTACAGGAAGACCAAGGCTACAGCAGACCCACTGtcagctgaaataatttcaaataggTTGggaatgttgattttttttagttgaaaTTTCTAGTGATGGCCACCTGCTACACCCAAGCTCCTTGTCTCCTGGATCATAATTCTGGCAGTATTCAATACCCCTTAACACACTCCTGTttgccagccagggcagggaaggctgcagggcaggaccAATCCTCATCTTCCTGGGCAGACAGAATGTCCTGGGAGCACCACTGAGGTGGGTGAGCTTTTGGAGGGGagtgcagagccttcctgcaaTGCTGAACAGTGAGTCAGGTCACCAGGATTGTGAAAGCACAGATTTCCAGGGTACCCTAAAGAACCTGGCACTTGGCTCAGGAATCTCAGTGGAGTGTGTTTGACACTGAGGGGTGTGTTGCCCTGGGCCAGCACGAGGAGCACAGAGGGTCTTGACCAAGCCTACTCAGTGTGCACTGCTTTGCTCTCGTGCAGGTCCACAACTACGGAGGAGTCTTGGTGGAGGAAGACTTCAACAATTACAGCGTCACTGTGGAGGACCCTGTGCACACAATCTATCGAGGTACACCCTCACCCATCGCCGTGCAGCGCCAGGGGAAGGTTTTCCTCACTTTGCAAGGGGTGGCAACAGCATTGAACAAGAGTTGCAGgcaaagctgtgctgaaatGTCTGTAGAAAGGCCTTCCAGAGTTTCCTGCTATTCCCTGCTGACACTGATGCATCATGGGCAGTTCAGGAGATTTTCAgcactttgaaatgttttttcccttgaaagTCTAAAGAGGCAAACTGGTCATATCTTGATGCAATATCTCAATAGAAGCTGGACCTACAGCTAAAGACAGttcccaaagggaaaaaagctaACTTTATCCAAGAAGTTTCTAAAATGTCATTCTTTTCTAGCAGTCCCTATATTTACCCTCCTTATATCTGTAATGTTGCAAATTTTTTTAGGTAGCCTTCCAGTATGTAGAAAGGGTTTATAAAAATGAGGGAAAGTGACTTTTAGCATGGGCAGGACAGGGGGAATGATTTCAGACTAAAGAGAAGAGATTTAGAAGAGATGTTAGGAAGCAATCTCtccctgtgagggaggtgaggccctggcgcagagcccagagcagctgtggctgccccatccctggaagtgttcaaggccaggttggacagggcttggagcaacctgggataacGGAAGGTGTcaaggggtggcactggatggcttctaaggtcccttccaacctaaaccattctggTTCCATCTCCATTCTTCCATACTTCAGTCTAGAAACCAACAGCCAACCAATAAGAACTGAatttcagaagtaaaaaaagcATCCCTGTTTGGGCTTCCTTCATCCTtcatgaagaaacagaaagataGAACAGGGCTGTTCTGGGAAACCCTTCTCAAATCATGTTGCTTTCTATTATTTCCCCTCGAATCTGGAAGGGTTTCCCTGTCCTCATGGACGAGTGTTCTCACTGGATGGTGTCTGGTAAAAGCAGCTTcattcctcttctcttccctccacAGGGCACCTTGTTTTCACCCCCCCACCTCCACATGCAGGTCCTGCACTGATCTCAGCACTGAACATCCTCGAGGGCTTTAACATCACAAGGCAAGGATCCAGAGGGAATATCTTGCACTGGATGGCAGAGGTAAAAGGAGGTTCAACATTTGCCTGGATTGGTTGTGCTGctaaagaataatttatttattttgtggttGTACAAAAATGTTTATAGGTTATTCCTAGAGGAGAATGAGCAAATAGACTGCTAATATGTAAaactgagcagtgctgctgtctcagaggctgagcaggaggATCTTTCCTGCTTAGGAAGAGCTTTTTCAGAGCAAACTGTGGCTTTGTCCATTTCTTGTATACAATCCTCTCTGCAGAATGACCCCACAGCACCTGAGGATGGTCCCATCAAGAGTTGGTTCCTCCACCTCTTAGCTCCAGTGGCCTTGGCCATTGCAGAGCACCCAAGGGCACTGCAAGGTGTGCTGCAAGAAAAGCCTCTACATGGTGATGACAAGGAAAACTGACCCAATACTTCACATATTAAAAAAGTTGACATTTTTGCCCACCTCCTGATCTCTGAAGTCCAGAATTTTTCCAGTATTTAGGACTGTCCTGCCAAAATCTTGCAGCTTTCCAGGACGTTGAGCAAGTGCTCTCATGTCTCCTGCTCTGTAGCAGAGTTGTGGTCTTTCTGTTCCACAGATCCACAGCTGGGCTTTATGAGCTGGGAATTTTAATTGAGGATTTAACTACATCCTTGAAGCAGACAGGACAGTGGGTGTTTGGAAGTGTCTCAGCAAAAATGCAGCAACTGGAGATGTTATACACTATGCAGAGGCACAGGAGGTTGACTCACCTGAGTAATTTTTGAGCTCTCTTCAGGAAGCTTTGGGTGAATCTATTTCCTCTGCCAAGAGTTTCACCTGCTGGGTGTCCTGGAGCAGCAACTTCCAGCTCCAAGGCAGTCACTTCAGGAGATGTGTAACCCTGATTGCCTGGGTCTCACAGCTGAACATATGGCTGAGGTTCAGTGCTAGGCCAGCTTCAGATATCCAGCCCTAGGACAACCAGGACCAAGGTTAAGAGGTCCTTAACCTCTGGGGTGGAAGTGCTCTGCTGTTTCCGTGGAGCTCTTCCCTGGCCTCCAAGCCCTTGTTCCCCCGACACGGCGTGGTAGTCAGGACACTGCTCCATTGAAATGCTGCCTTCTCCAGAGGTTTGTCACATTCTACTCTCCACTCAGTTAATAACCAAGGAGAAGCTGTTGCTGTGTGGCACATTCCAGACCAGCAGTCACATCTCGCTGGCTGCCTGCAGGGGAGTGGGCTGTTCTGGATCCTGAATGACCATGGCACAACCTGCCAGCTGAATGTTGACTGTGTTTCTGCTCAGCCTTTCTCTCTCAAGGCTGGCTTGGCTGAAGGGCAGATCCTCATGACTCTGCCCTGGCTATGCTGTGGTCCTAGGGCTGGATAAACCATGTCCTTTGAAATTGCATCTTCCCATTTTCAATGGACTGGCTCAGGCTGGATTCTGCATGTCTGAGAAAGCAgatcttttcctccttttgcacCAGCATTCCCTGATGTGTGCTGGGTCTGATGCTTTCTGTTCAAGCCCTTTGGATGGTTTacagccagcagctggggagcagaaCAGCTCatttctgctcagcactggtgctgggccagcagagctggggtccAGAGGCAGCAACGAGTCCAGCACCCCCTGTCCCATTGGGATTCAGTCTGGTCTCTGCTGTTGTGGTGACCACTCAGGAATGGAAAGAGAAGGTAAATGGCATCCTGAAGACCCTGTGTGCCAGCTGGCAATGAAGCTAAGCCACTGAGCTGGACATCAGCTCCGGCCAGGGATGTTGCACTtgtggcttcccactgccaaagGGCAGGATTAGATGGGATatagggaagaaattcttccctatATGAGAATGGTGAGCTGCTagcagaggttgcccagagaagctgtggctaccACAGCCCTGGTAGcattcaagaccaggttggagAAACATGGGAAGTTGTacctgtccatggcaggggggtggaatgtgatgagctttaaggtcctttccaactccaaccattctgtgattctgtggttgtACAAATGCTGCTGGATTCACTAGGCTCCTCCAGCACAGTTTGCCATGCTGGACTGAGGCTCCTTGGTTCCCATACCCACATGTGGCAGCCCTTTGCACTGAGGTATTCCCAGAACCCAGACTTCtggtaatttttcttcataagcTTTAGCCAACACACAGGACGCCACAGACCTCTTCTAGTTTGGAGGATCAGAAGTTGTATTTCCAGGgccacataaatatttttcctttcccctcccctctcctttcctctcctctcttttcctctccttctcttaCTCCtgtcttcctctcctctcttttcctctccttctcttcctcctctcctcctcttttcctctccttttcttctcctttctttcctttctttctttagaCACTAAAAATAGCCCTGAGTCTGGCGAGCAACCTGGGAGACCCGTCTGGTGACGAGTCTGTCACTCACACAGCAGAAGGCATGGTGAGGTACGTTTGAGGAGGACAGGCAGGTGACAGTTGCAGGATGTGTGGGTTGGATATTATTCCTGGGtgtgctgtgccctgagctTTTTATTCCTCTGTTTTATGAAGGAAAGGTCAGACCTTGAGTGTCCTCCCAGGGCTCATTCTTTTACACAGGAAAGGATCACAGCTGATCACAGCACGGGGCTCTGGGGATGGGTCACAGGATATCTGAGGTTTCCTGGAGCCAGCTTGAGCTTGAGGGTTCCTCCCACTTTGCCACACCTCTAAACGTTCCCTTTGAGTGGGTTAGACAAACAGCCATCCCTGTGGGCGTGGCCACACGTGCCACTTGTGCCTCCCCCTGCGCCTCTGTGGGTCTCGGGGTCTTGCAGAACACCCAGATGGGCAGGAGAGGCCAGGCCTGGGGTTTCAGCCCAGCTTCCCACCTCAGAGCCAGGTTTAGCCACAGCTTGTGTTTGGGCTGGGCCTGACTTGTCCTCCTGCTGAAGACTGGCATTCAGCTGGGGTTGTCACCTTGGCCATTGGGGGTGGGTTTACTCCTGGTGAGGGCAAACAGGGGTAGACAGAGCCGTTGGAGGTTCATGGCAGACTGAGTGCCTGTCTGTGAAGACTGAGCCACCTTGTCACCCTCGGGGTGAACCAAAGCAGGCCCCTGTCCTTTTGCAGCCCCTCAGGGACACCCGGCCCTAGCTGTGTAGAGCCACCAGGACACGTCCAGTTCCCCAGGCTCACGGCttgctttcctctctccctctctccttgcTGAAGTAAATCAGAAGCCAATTCCCTGCGCCAGCTGATCAATGACTCCCAGTCCTTCCTGTCCATGCCTCACTCCCCCCTGGAAAGCGGGGCCACTGCCAGCCAGGTCCTGGTCATGGGCCCCGATGACTTCATCGTCGCCGTGGTGAGGTAAAGGCTTGGCCTCTTCCTTCCACAATAGCTcggggtgggagcagggaggagggagtaGGTTTCAGCAGGACAGGGTGGAACCAGACCTGGAAGAGCCAGGCTGCTCTGTCCCAGTCaatcctgcagcagaggaatgGGGGAGTGGGATTGAGATGTgtgggctggtgctgctctgccctgtgcagtCTTAGAGCCCTCTGACAATGGAACATGGCTGCAGTGGCCTGTACCTGCTCCCTGGGGAGAGGTGGTGGCAAAGGTAGGGCTGATGGAAGCAGATCCATCACAGCAAGGGGTATCCTCAAACATGgggagggacagagctgctgtggcatACGTGTCTCCTGCTCTGAAGTGCATTGGTCTCTCCTCAATCTCACTAGCCCTAGAGAACCATCAAAGAATCTCTATCAAGACAAGGTGGGACAGAAAGTTGGAGCCCTGAAAGCCTCGAGGTGTCCAAAAATCTCTGGGAtgatttttatgaaaattccttgtgtttcttttcagttctttgAATCGTCCCTTTGGCAGTGGAATAGTAACACCCTCTGGAATCCTCCTGAACAGCCAGATGTTGGACTTCTCctggcaaaataaaacaatgaacAACTCCATTCCCAGGCTGGTAATGAATGACATGACAAATTCTtgatttaccttttttttttccaattttattcTCATCTTCACAACAGTGGAACTATTTAATGCCTTATTAATAACAGAGACAACAGCCTATAGAAAGCtgctatttttcattatatgaGCCACTGAAAGTCAGAAAACAGAGGGCTCCATGTTTATCAGTTATTATTACAATGCAGAATTATCAAACAACACTGTTACCTactttccctgcagcccagatGCAGTTTAAGTAACAATGTGCACTTAAAAACAATAAGCACTTTCTTCATGAATTGTTGCTCTTCAGGTTAAAAAGTAACAGGTAGcaggaaaaatatcttcaggtgttggaaagaaacaaatgcagaCCTGTCCTGACAGCTTCCAGGGCTGCCTTATGCATTGTAAAACCCTCTTCTTTGGAAGAGGGTGATGAGCTCCGTGTTCCTTCTGTGGGAGAGTTGGCTTGTTGACATTTTTTGGTGCAACTTTTCCTCAACTGCAGCAAAACCTCCTTCAGCCTCGGAAGCGGCCGCGgtccttcctgctgcccaccaTCGTGAGGCCCTCCGAGGGGATGTGTGGCACCTACCTGTGCCTGGGAGCCAACAATGGGGACAGAGGCCTGAGCAGCATCGTCCAGGTCAGTGCCGTGTCCTCCCAGATCAGCTGCTCAGCTCAAGGCTGAGGAGGgtcccctcctttcccttcctaaTTGTCCCAGGCTGGGTCGAAACCAGTGGCCACAGGTTACTGGTTCAATCTTTGGTGTCAGCAGTTCCACACTTTGGTTACTTCAAATCTCTAAGGGTTACCGGTTtacttttctttcacctttaCTGGTGGCACCACTCATAACTGTAGAGGAGAAGCGTTTTGGCAAAATCTATAATGGTTTCTGTCATTCCAATACCTGTTCAAAACTCGTCTTAAGGATgattaagaaaaagaaggagcGTTTTTTTATTCAGCGAATTGCAGGAAACTGGCAGCCCTTTAGCCCTTTTCCACATGAAAAGCTCCTTTTAGGGCATTCCCAACTGAATTCTTCAGCTCAACACTGAATATAAATTGGGCAGTTCTTCTTAATTTATGATTAGTAAGGAGGTGAAGTACTTGCCAAGAGCTTGATTGCATGTACATTAGTAATGGATtgctgaaaggaaaagcctGAGAAGGGCTCCCAGTTTCCTTACCTTTTGGAAAGCATTATTCAGAGCAAAACCAAAGCCAAGAACTGCTTCCGAGTGCTTTGTTTGGAGAAGTCACATGCTGAGCTTTTGGCTGTAACAAACACTTATTTAGAGCTTACATCATGTTCCAGACACAGAACCCTGCTAGTTTAGCAGGAACTATGTGACAAAAAGCCCATGCTATCCTGAAAATGTCCTGCTTTACAAGCAACAACATAAAGGCCACATTCCAAGGACCTCTTAGTGTGTGCACACCCCTGCAGCAGTTCATGCAGTTTAACAAATGgtttaaaatctcttttgcCTGCTGCAGGTGTAGATGTTGGAGCCACCAGTTTGGGAGATTCTCAGGAATCTGGCTTCTCCTATTTTCAtagctttttttattattgagGATAATTTATTCTCTTGCAGGTTTTGGTAAATGTTTTAACGTTTAACAAGAATCTGAGTGAAAGTTTGTCACTTGGTCGACTTCACCCACAGCTTCAGTCCAACACCTTGCAGGTTGACAGTGAGTATGGATACTGGGTGGGCTGCTGCCCTCAAATCCAGCAAATTTAGGAAAATAACAGGATTTCCCTCGCACACTGCAATGGAAGCACCACAGGCCACCATGTTCTAGGGTCCCCAGGGGTGTGGAGGGTTTTGGGGAAGACAAAAATCAGAATTCAACTTCTTCAAAGCTTGGAGCCTTTGTTGAGCCACGTCATTTCCCTCTCGTCCTGGAAATGCTTCCTGACCCCTCTGGCACCACCTCTCTAAGCTCTGTCAGGTGCTTCTCCCCAGCCTTCCTTCTGTCCCAGCTCATCTCCTGCAGTGGCCTTGTCCTGTCCTTAAATCCTTCTGGAGATCATGTGCCATGGATAATATCTAAATCAACAAGACTGCAGCCTCAACTTCACCCAGACATGTGCTCAAAGCTTCCTGCACTTTATTCCCACTGACATAAATTATATTCCTTCACTTTTCAGTCCATGTCCCTcaattccagcagctgggaagaagGCAAGGCTTATGGAAAGGCCTGTAGCTTGACAGTGCTGAAAACACAGCATCAGTGCTGGCACTCTGCAGTCTGTACTGTTAACTCTTGTCCTTGTTACTGTAAGTCTTAGTCtatttggtgtttttcacactgCCCCAAACTTCAGCAGAGCCAACCATAAGTGAAATTTCATTCTCATTCCACACCAAATAGCCAAAGTTTCTCGTCTTTcccatttcagaggaaaatctAAATAGGATCTCTCCTGCAGTGCGCCCTGCAGACTTGGAAACTAAAATGGAATTAAATCTGAAACTTCACAAGGCCCTAATTTGTGAGTTTGGACATTGTGAAGGGGAAACAGGCAGGTTGCCCCCACTGCAGGCCCCAGCAGTGTTAGACAGACCTTTGCATCACAGGCAACACTGGTTTCAGTTACCAACTCATCTTTTCAAATCCCTGCAGGTGAGTTTCCT
Protein-coding sequences here:
- the GGT7 gene encoding glutathione hydrolase 7 isoform X5, translated to MFQGLWFADPDSFLKSARLQRLPSSSSEMGSQDVSPLQETSKDPFSGDCSCQQDGLTVIITACLTFATGVTVALIMQIYFGDPQQLFHRGAVVTDAARCTALGTHVLARHGSSVDAAIASALCAGIINPHTSGLGGGGVMLVHDIHKNRSWVIDFREVAPLGIPLEGDLQQDTKPGLLVGVPGMIQGMHEAHQLHGRLPWSELLGLTAGVAQNGFNVTHDLAKALSELKDLNYSERFQEIFLPDGQPLLPGMFVRRLDLAAVLQLLGTEGVSAFYRGNLTQEMISEVHNYGGVLVEEDFNNYSVTVEDPVHTIYRGHLVFTPPPPHAGPALISALNILEGFNITRQGSRGNILHWMAETLKIALSLASNLGDPSGDESVTHTAEGMVSKSEANSLRQLINDSQSFLSMPHSPLESGATASQVLVMGPDDFIVAVVSSLNRPFGSGIVTPSGILLNSQMLDFSWQNKTMNNSIPRLQNLLQPRKRPRSFLLPTIVRPSEGMCGTYLCLGANNGDRGLSSIVQVLVNVLTFNKNLSESLSLGRLHPQLQSNTLQVDKENLNRISPAVRPADLETKMELNLKLHKALICEFPEEDIEFLVARGHQVDKVPVVSLVHGARRTNSFIIGLKDPRSADAAGATIL
- the GGT7 gene encoding glutathione hydrolase 7 isoform X1; protein product: MLAAPAAPRTNPGCPSGPERPQPRGGAAPQPGPFRRPRPAGAGRLRLIGSGGPGLARRDPVRGGPAMAVPAAVEAVPGRQRALAAGSPVDYMSITSFPRLPEEEPSGAAESGLRARKEEDAFLGEQDTDPDSFLKSARLQRLPSSSSEMGSQDVSPLQETSKDPFSGDCSCQQDGLTVIITACLTFATGVTVALIMQIYFGDPQQLFHRGAVVTDAARCTALGTHVLARHGSSVDAAIASALCAGIINPHTSGLGGGGVMLVHDIHKNRSWVIDFREVAPLGIPLEGDLQQDTKPGLLVGVPGMIQGMHEAHQLHGRLPWSELLGLTAGVAQNGFNVTHDLAKALSELKDLNYSERFQEIFLPDGQPLLPGMFVRRLDLAAVLQLLGTEGVSAFYRGNLTQEMISEVHNYGGVLVEEDFNNYSVTVEDPVHTIYRGHLVFTPPPPHAGPALISALNILEGFNITRQGSRGNILHWMAETLKIALSLASNLGDPSGDESVTHTAEGMVSKSEANSLRQLINDSQSFLSMPHSPLESGATASQVLVMGPDDFIVAVVSSLNRPFGSGIVTPSGILLNSQMLDFSWQNKTMNNSIPRLQNLLQPRKRPRSFLLPTIVRPSEGMCGTYLCLGANNGDRGLSSIVQVLVNVLTFNKNLSESLSLGRLHPQLQSNTLQVDKENLNRISPAVRPADLETKMELNLKLHKALICEFPEEDIEFLVARGHQVDKVPVVSLVHGARRTNSFIIGLKDPRSADAAGATIL
- the GGT7 gene encoding glutathione hydrolase 7 isoform X3, with the translated sequence MLAAPAAPRTNPGCPSGPERPQPRGGAAPQPGPFRRPRPAGAGRLRLIGSGGPGLARRDPVRGGPAMAVPAAVEAVPGRQRALAAGSPVDYMSITSFPRLPEEEPSGAAESGLRARKEEDAFLGEQDTDPDSFLKSARLQRLPSSSSEMGSQDVSPLQETSKDPFSGDCSCQQDGLTVIITACLTFATGVTVALIMQIYFGDPQQLFHRGAVVTDAARCTALGTHVLARHGSSVDAAIASALCAGIINPHTSGLGGGGVMLVHDIHKNRSWVIDFREVAPLGIPLEGDLQQDTKPGLLVGVPGMIQGMHEAHQLHGRLPWSELLGLTAGVAQNGFNVTHDLAKALSELKDLNYSERFQEIFLPDGQPLLPGMFVRRLDLAAVLQLLGTEGVSAFYRGNLTQEMISEVHNYGGVLVEEDFNNYSVTVEDPVHTIYRGHLVFTPPPPHAGPALISALNILEGFNITRQGSRGNILHWMAETLKIALSLASNLGDPSGDESVTHTAEGMVSKSEANSLRQLINDSQSFLSMPHSPLESGATASQVLVMGPDDFIVAVVSSLNRPFGSGIVTPSGILLNSQMLDFSWQNKTMNNSIPRLQNLLQPRKRPRSFLLPTIVRPSEGMCGTYLCLGANNGDRGLSSIVQVLVNVLTFNKNLSESLSLGRLHPQLQSNTLQVDSEFPEEDIEFLVARGHQVDKVPVVSLVHGARRTNSFIIGLKDPRSADAAGATIL